From the Stigmatella erecta genome, one window contains:
- a CDS encoding winged helix-turn-helix transcriptional regulator — MEGPRRSGCPINLTLEVLGDRWSLIVIRDVMFGNRRHYRELLNQSEEGIASNILAARLKHLLEAGLLSKRDDPRHRQKAIYSLTEPAIQLVPLLAHMGAWGVRHTPVTEELAIRAQLLEQGGPALWEAFMEELRAVHLGAPAPSRSVLAELQAAFEQTVRNRAHAPGK; from the coding sequence ATGGAAGGACCGCGCCGCTCGGGCTGCCCGATCAACTTGACGCTGGAGGTGCTCGGCGACCGCTGGAGCCTGATCGTCATCCGTGACGTCATGTTCGGCAACCGGCGCCATTACCGCGAGCTGCTGAACCAGTCCGAGGAGGGCATCGCCTCCAACATCCTCGCGGCCCGGCTCAAGCACCTGCTCGAGGCCGGCCTGCTCTCCAAGCGCGACGACCCCAGGCACCGGCAGAAGGCCATCTACAGCCTCACCGAGCCCGCCATCCAGCTCGTGCCGCTGCTCGCCCACATGGGGGCCTGGGGCGTGCGGCATACGCCCGTCACCGAGGAACTGGCGATCCGCGCACAGCTGCTGGAGCAAGGGGGTCCAGCCTTGTGGGAGGCCTTCATGGAGGAGCTTCGGGCGGTGCATCTCGGCGCGCCCGCGCCCTCCCGCTCGGTCCTCGCCGAACTCCAGGCGGCCTTCGAGCAAACCGTGCGCAATCGCGCTCACGCCCCGGGCAAATGA
- a CDS encoding ATPase, T2SS/T4P/T4SS family: protein MTAPPATAETLIAALTRSLQEEGFNAGAPPPAGTLEEAALALFTLAERVRASFFSVWADTLDDGTVAAGVTLLFLPPVDAGSQGMSGREPKRVRQHYDPVLHAALGRALGTVAQRGQDPRRPTRGQVSLPPGAEAPEWLFLVDFQDGDLGSEVSALARDREAQALFRPFSALPLSPEEAGFLDQTFFSPKMLFQGHMVLFTGEPSPERAAAWRAALAVLPRHMNTLVALERPLPLDPRTGALILDEKLTLGRAISAFSRQDPDLVFIETAHTREELRMLAHISITGHGVVAQLDADTPEAAVRRLNEAAGAPRQPVLVHCSREPGGTARLTVYTVSYGAGDTLQVARWTP from the coding sequence ATGACCGCCCCTCCCGCCACCGCCGAGACCTTGATTGCCGCGCTGACCCGCTCGCTCCAGGAGGAGGGGTTCAACGCGGGGGCACCGCCCCCCGCCGGGACCTTGGAGGAGGCCGCCCTGGCCCTGTTCACCCTGGCGGAGCGGGTCCGGGCCTCCTTCTTCTCCGTCTGGGCCGATACCCTCGACGACGGCACCGTGGCCGCGGGCGTGACGTTGCTCTTCCTGCCGCCGGTGGATGCCGGGTCCCAGGGGATGTCCGGGCGGGAGCCCAAGAGGGTCCGGCAGCATTACGATCCGGTGCTCCATGCCGCGTTGGGCCGGGCACTGGGCACCGTGGCCCAGCGAGGCCAGGACCCCCGCCGTCCGACCCGTGGCCAGGTGTCCTTACCCCCCGGCGCCGAGGCGCCCGAGTGGCTCTTCCTCGTGGACTTCCAGGACGGCGACCTGGGCAGCGAGGTCTCCGCGCTGGCCCGGGACCGCGAGGCCCAGGCGCTCTTCCGCCCCTTCTCCGCGCTGCCCCTGTCCCCGGAGGAGGCCGGCTTCCTCGACCAGACCTTCTTCTCGCCGAAGATGCTGTTCCAGGGCCACATGGTGCTCTTCACGGGGGAGCCCTCCCCGGAGCGGGCCGCGGCGTGGCGCGCGGCGCTGGCGGTCCTTCCCAGGCACATGAACACCCTGGTTGCGCTGGAGCGGCCCTTGCCGCTGGATCCCCGGACCGGCGCCCTCATCCTGGATGAGAAGCTGACCCTGGGGCGGGCGATCTCCGCCTTCTCCCGGCAGGATCCCGACCTGGTCTTCATCGAGACCGCGCACACACGCGAGGAGCTGCGGATGCTCGCGCACATCTCGATCACCGGGCATGGGGTCGTGGCCCAGCTGGACGCGGACACCCCCGAGGCGGCGGTCCGGAGGTTGAACGAGGCGGCGGGCGCACCCCGCCAGCCGGTGCTCGTGCACTGCTCCCGTGAGCCGGGAGGCACGGCGCGGTTGACCGTGTACACGGTGAGTTATGGGGCGGGAGACACGCTCCAGGTGGCGCGCTGGACCCCCTGA
- a CDS encoding SMP-30/gluconolactonase/LRE family protein, with protein sequence MVGGHFGDLKKKGITFGGPECTPGYYNNEGIKTTYRQEVVVPGSAFQGVHGLALDGKGHLLASNLLGQSVHSIDLSTGAVTTVEEPPLGGADDVTFGPDGSLYWTGFFTGQLMRRTPEGTTRVIATELPGLNSLAFRRDGRFYVTQVGRGDALWEVAPDGNTPPQLLLSGLGTLNGCTWRMCTPFAG encoded by the coding sequence ATGGTGGGAGGTCACTTCGGGGATCTCAAGAAGAAGGGCATCACCTTCGGCGGTCCCGAATGCACGCCCGGCTATTACAACAACGAGGGCATCAAGACCACCTACCGCCAGGAGGTGGTGGTGCCCGGCTCTGCCTTCCAGGGGGTCCATGGGCTGGCCCTCGATGGGAAGGGACACCTGCTGGCCAGCAACCTGCTCGGACAGTCGGTCCACTCCATCGACCTGAGCACGGGAGCAGTGACCACCGTGGAGGAGCCGCCGCTGGGCGGTGCGGATGATGTGACGTTCGGCCCAGACGGCTCCCTCTACTGGACCGGGTTCTTCACGGGCCAGTTGATGCGGCGCACCCCGGAGGGAACCACGCGCGTCATCGCCACGGAGCTGCCGGGCCTCAACTCGCTGGCCTTCCGCCGCGACGGCAGGTTCTACGTCACCCAGGTCGGCCGGGGCGATGCGCTGTGGGAAGTGGCTCCGGACGGGAACACCCCTCCCCAGCTGCTCCTCTCCGGGCTCGGCACGCTCAATGGCTGTACGTGGCGGATGTGTACGCCCTTCGCCGGGTAG
- a CDS encoding DcaP family trimeric outer membrane transporter, which translates to MSAAFLLLSASAATAQQAQQASASQPADMDAVRAELTRLREELEALKAAKPEAATGTKPAASESKTVEERIDLVEVKQEDAVVAGDFPGSFRIPGTDISLRLYGIAELNWFHDFEGDSSDIDFASFSPYLPLEDTPAGNRKNRNFFNARTSRFGLAAGMPTRLGQVSVKIEGDFANEPRTGDTSQYGTPRNVFTQLQTNSYGFRLRHAYGQFGGLLIGQTWSTFMDVDNYPETVDFNGPVGATISRQPMIRYAYATQGAGTFTVALENSASYVLNDEGAVLGTSIARLPDLILRWDKSFGWGATSVRGMTQELRVDDGADAEGIRRGWGAAASLLVKTRGKDLLTLGVTGGEGIGRYLNFIEGAIYDADADEIELERAAGIIVGYQFKPTSWVRINLVYGMTRHFDNDFTDAIVENGLNSGRFGVNRWVQQANFGPIFTPVQGVDLGIEGIVGSRKTLAGERGHMTRLNFMARYYIN; encoded by the coding sequence ATGTCTGCGGCGTTCCTGTTGCTGAGCGCCAGCGCCGCCACCGCCCAGCAGGCGCAGCAGGCTTCGGCCTCGCAGCCCGCGGACATGGATGCCGTGCGCGCGGAGCTGACGCGGTTGCGTGAAGAGCTGGAGGCGCTCAAGGCCGCGAAGCCCGAGGCCGCCACCGGGACCAAGCCCGCGGCCAGCGAGTCCAAGACCGTCGAGGAGCGGATCGATCTGGTGGAGGTGAAGCAGGAGGATGCGGTGGTCGCGGGTGACTTCCCCGGCTCTTTCCGCATCCCTGGCACGGACATCTCGCTGCGCCTCTACGGCATCGCGGAGCTGAACTGGTTCCACGACTTCGAGGGCGACAGCTCCGACATCGACTTCGCGTCGTTCTCCCCGTACCTGCCGCTGGAAGACACGCCCGCGGGCAACCGGAAGAACCGCAACTTCTTCAACGCCCGCACGTCGCGGTTCGGGCTCGCGGCAGGCATGCCCACCCGCCTGGGCCAGGTAAGCGTGAAGATCGAGGGTGACTTCGCCAACGAGCCGCGCACCGGTGACACCTCTCAGTACGGCACGCCCCGGAACGTCTTCACGCAGCTGCAGACGAACAGCTACGGCTTCCGCTTGCGCCACGCGTACGGTCAGTTCGGCGGGCTGCTGATCGGCCAGACCTGGTCCACCTTCATGGACGTGGACAACTACCCGGAGACCGTGGACTTCAACGGCCCGGTGGGCGCGACCATCAGCCGCCAGCCGATGATCCGCTACGCCTACGCCACGCAGGGCGCGGGCACCTTCACCGTCGCGCTCGAGAACTCGGCGAGCTATGTGCTCAACGACGAAGGGGCCGTCCTGGGCACGAGCATCGCGCGGCTGCCCGACCTGATTCTGCGCTGGGACAAGAGCTTCGGGTGGGGCGCGACGAGCGTGCGTGGAATGACGCAGGAGCTGCGCGTCGATGACGGAGCGGACGCCGAAGGCATCCGGCGGGGATGGGGCGCCGCGGCCAGTTTGCTCGTGAAGACGCGCGGCAAGGACCTGCTCACGCTGGGCGTGACGGGCGGCGAGGGCATCGGGCGCTACCTCAACTTCATCGAGGGTGCCATCTACGACGCGGATGCCGACGAGATCGAGCTCGAGCGGGCCGCCGGCATCATCGTCGGCTACCAGTTCAAGCCCACCTCCTGGGTGCGCATCAACCTCGTCTACGGCATGACGCGTCACTTCGACAACGACTTCACCGATGCCATCGTGGAGAACGGCCTCAACTCGGGCCGCTTCGGCGTCAACCGCTGGGTCCAGCAGGCGAACTTCGGTCCCATCTTCACGCCGGTGCAGGGCGTCGACCTGGGCATCGAGGGCATCGTGGGCTCGCGCAAGACGCTCGCCGGTGAGCGCGGCCACATGACGCGTCTGAACTTCATGGCCCGGTACTACATCAACTGA
- a CDS encoding amino acid ABC transporter ATP-binding protein — protein MPPTADSPPPKPLIVVEGVNKHFGAAHVLRDVSTRFYEGHVAVIIGASGSGKSTFLRTLNRLEKHGSGRIVVDGIELNDSVKNLDAIRREVGMVFQQFNLFPHLTVLENITLAPRRVRKTPRKQAQEAAFELLTRVGMKDHAHKYPHQLSGGQQQRVAIARSLAMQPKVLLFDEPTSALDPEMINEVLDVMKDIARSGMTMIVVTHEMRFAREVGDRILFFDQGTLLQEAPPDEFFDRQHNERIRGFLGQLAH, from the coding sequence ATGCCGCCCACCGCTGACAGCCCACCGCCAAAGCCCCTCATCGTCGTGGAGGGCGTGAACAAGCACTTCGGGGCCGCCCATGTCCTGCGGGATGTCTCCACCCGCTTCTACGAGGGGCATGTCGCGGTCATCATCGGCGCGTCCGGCTCCGGGAAGTCGACGTTCCTGCGCACGCTCAACCGGCTGGAGAAGCACGGCTCCGGACGGATCGTGGTGGATGGGATCGAGCTGAATGACAGTGTGAAGAACCTGGATGCCATCCGCCGCGAGGTGGGGATGGTGTTCCAGCAGTTCAACCTGTTCCCGCACCTCACCGTGCTGGAGAACATCACGCTCGCGCCCCGCCGTGTGCGCAAGACTCCGCGCAAGCAGGCCCAGGAAGCGGCGTTCGAATTGCTCACCCGCGTGGGGATGAAGGACCACGCGCACAAATACCCGCACCAACTCTCGGGCGGCCAGCAGCAGCGCGTGGCCATCGCGCGCTCCCTGGCCATGCAGCCGAAGGTCCTGCTCTTCGACGAGCCGACCAGCGCGCTGGACCCCGAGATGATCAACGAGGTGTTGGACGTGATGAAGGACATCGCGCGCTCGGGCATGACGATGATCGTCGTCACGCACGAGATGCGTTTCGCCCGTGAGGTGGGTGACCGGATCCTCTTCTTCGATCAGGGCACCCTGCTGCAGGAAGCGCCTCCGGATGAGTTTTTCGACAGACAGCACAACGAGCGGATCCGGGGGTTCCTGGGGCAGCTCGCGCACTAG
- a CDS encoding amino acid ABC transporter permease, translating to MNGLLSVWPQSWTRQQRSTATIAVSAAVLVLFLWLVAVPLSGLPEPIGPAAQEFAEGARITVGLTLVAGLAGVVLGVFAALAKLAPFAPLRWVAGLYIWVIRGTPLLVQVLFVFLALPMLLPGVQLSDFNSAAAALAVNVGAYNAEALRAGILAVPKGQTEAARSLGLSPTQTFVHIVFPQSFKIALPPLVNNIVALLKDSSLAYVIGVVELTNVGNRVQAASFEPVPVFIATACIYLILTTVLTQISGAIEHRLDIEQRS from the coding sequence ATGAACGGCCTCCTCTCCGTCTGGCCCCAGAGCTGGACGCGCCAGCAGCGCAGCACCGCCACCATCGCCGTGTCGGCCGCCGTGCTGGTGCTCTTCTTGTGGCTCGTGGCGGTGCCGCTCTCCGGGTTGCCCGAGCCCATTGGCCCCGCGGCCCAGGAGTTCGCGGAGGGCGCGCGCATCACGGTGGGGCTGACGCTCGTGGCGGGCCTGGCCGGCGTCGTCCTGGGCGTGTTCGCCGCCCTGGCGAAGCTGGCACCCTTCGCGCCCCTGCGGTGGGTGGCGGGGCTCTACATCTGGGTGATTCGCGGCACGCCGCTGCTCGTGCAGGTGTTGTTCGTGTTCCTGGCCCTGCCCATGCTCCTGCCGGGAGTCCAGCTGTCGGACTTCAACTCGGCGGCCGCGGCGCTCGCGGTGAACGTGGGGGCCTACAACGCCGAGGCGCTCCGGGCGGGAATCCTCGCCGTGCCCAAGGGGCAGACGGAGGCGGCGCGGTCGCTGGGCCTCTCGCCCACGCAGACCTTCGTCCACATCGTGTTCCCGCAGAGCTTCAAGATCGCGCTGCCGCCCCTGGTGAACAACATCGTGGCGTTGCTCAAGGACTCCTCGCTGGCCTATGTCATCGGCGTCGTCGAGCTGACGAACGTCGGCAACCGGGTGCAGGCCGCCTCGTTCGAGCCCGTGCCGGTGTTCATCGCCACGGCCTGCATCTACCTCATCCTGACCACCGTTCTGACCCAGATCTCGGGAGCCATCGAGCACCGGCTCGACATCGAGCAGCGCTCCTGA
- a CDS encoding ABC transporter substrate-binding protein, whose amino-acid sequence MMKLLIQLVALTLCLTATVSEARTFEEIKKDGKIIVATEGGFPPFNFYQGPTLTGFEVEVAEALAKKMGVKIEWRALAFDALLAGLRQDRWDMVIASFGITPQRSKAVSFTDPHYCSGGVVVAKDPAIRTAQDLSGKVVAVQTGTTYLESVQKLPGVKEVKNFPKDTDARSALASGRVDAWVTDKFVAKAALESSASAGLKLGDFVFVEKIAPAVKKGNTSLVEAVNKALQEIMADGTYEAISKKYLKEDIRCR is encoded by the coding sequence ATGATGAAATTGCTGATCCAACTTGTTGCCCTGACGTTGTGCCTTACCGCTACCGTGTCCGAGGCGCGGACGTTTGAGGAGATCAAGAAGGACGGCAAAATCATCGTCGCCACGGAGGGCGGCTTTCCTCCCTTCAACTTCTATCAGGGCCCGACGCTCACCGGCTTCGAGGTCGAGGTCGCCGAGGCGCTCGCCAAGAAGATGGGCGTGAAGATCGAATGGCGCGCCCTCGCGTTCGATGCGCTCCTGGCGGGCCTGCGCCAGGACCGCTGGGACATGGTGATCGCCTCGTTCGGCATCACCCCCCAGCGTTCCAAGGCCGTCTCCTTCACCGACCCGCACTACTGCTCGGGCGGAGTGGTCGTCGCGAAGGATCCGGCCATCCGCACGGCGCAGGATCTCTCCGGCAAGGTGGTGGCGGTGCAGACGGGGACCACCTACCTGGAGAGCGTCCAGAAGCTCCCGGGCGTGAAAGAGGTGAAGAACTTCCCGAAGGACACCGACGCCCGGTCCGCGCTGGCCAGTGGCCGCGTGGATGCGTGGGTGACGGACAAGTTCGTCGCCAAGGCCGCGCTCGAGTCGAGCGCCTCCGCGGGCTTGAAGCTCGGTGACTTCGTGTTCGTCGAGAAGATCGCCCCCGCGGTGAAGAAGGGCAACACCTCGCTCGTGGAGGCCGTCAACAAGGCCCTCCAGGAGATCATGGCCGACGGTACGTACGAGGCGATCTCGAAGAAGTACCTCAAAGAAGACATCCGCTGCCGGTGA
- a CDS encoding HAD-IB family phosphatase, with protein sequence MTWDIFCDFDGTVALEDVVDSLLERFAPPAWREIDQDWKLGRIGSRECLAQQVPLLNMSRAELDRHLDQLSLDAEFAAFVQEARAQGHRLTLVSDGADYAIQRILSRHGLTDIPILSNVLHQRGERAWQLGFSHFQEKCSTGTGPCLCGRSKRNPREPAGGRPCLLIGAGASDCCVAQWADFVFAKKGLMGHCALRGLPYQAIQGFADARGLLPGLAQRLPSGFQPAAPPLLRGVGGASCG encoded by the coding sequence GTGACCTGGGACATTTTCTGCGATTTCGATGGAACGGTTGCACTCGAGGACGTCGTTGACTCGTTGCTCGAGCGTTTCGCCCCTCCCGCCTGGCGGGAGATTGATCAGGACTGGAAGCTGGGCCGGATCGGCTCGCGGGAATGTCTGGCACAGCAGGTGCCGCTGCTGAACATGTCACGCGCCGAGCTCGACCGGCACCTGGACCAGCTCAGCCTGGATGCGGAGTTCGCCGCCTTTGTCCAGGAGGCGCGGGCTCAGGGCCACCGGCTCACCCTCGTCAGCGATGGGGCCGACTACGCCATCCAGCGCATCCTGTCCCGTCATGGGCTGACGGACATCCCCATCCTCTCCAACGTCCTTCATCAGCGTGGCGAGCGGGCCTGGCAGCTGGGCTTCTCCCACTTCCAGGAGAAGTGCAGCACGGGGACAGGCCCGTGTCTGTGTGGCCGGAGCAAACGCAACCCGCGTGAGCCCGCGGGCGGCCGTCCCTGCCTGCTGATTGGAGCGGGTGCTTCGGATTGCTGTGTCGCGCAATGGGCGGACTTCGTCTTCGCCAAGAAAGGGCTGATGGGGCATTGCGCCCTGCGGGGGCTTCCGTATCAAGCCATCCAGGGGTTCGCCGATGCGCGGGGCTTGCTGCCCGGCCTCGCGCAGCGCCTCCCCAGCGGTTTTCAGCCCGCTGCCCCGCCCCTCCTCCGGGGGGTGGGCGGCGCCTCGTGCGGCTAG
- a CDS encoding alpha/beta hydrolase family protein codes for MQPLVFRLFAAVVLVPLVALAAPPAQAPAKKPAARPSKQYTISQFMETTDLEGASFSPDEKKLLFSTNESGIFNVYSVPVKGGKPSPLTRSKTDTTYAVSYFPHDERILYTRDQGGNENSHLYVRGLDGQEKDLTPGASVKALFFGWKEDDGSAFYVLSNERDARFFDLYKYGAKTYERALLYQNDGNYQVAGLSRDEKWIALGKSRTTSDSDIHLYDVVKKEHKHITPHQGTANHSVAEFDPGSTALYFLTDAGSEFSRVARYVLATGQQEEVERANWDIMYTYFSRNGTYRVTAINEDGRTVIHLHDVKAGKQVALPRMPEGGISSVTFARSEKRMAFYHEGDRSPANLYVYEFATGKATRLTDTLTRQIDPVDLVDTQVVRFKSFDGLEIPNILYKPHQATPENKAPALVWVHGGPGGQTRRRYAAMLQYLANHGYVVLGINNRGSSGYGKTFYTADDQKHGREPLRDCIEAKKYLASLPYVDGSRIGIAGGSYGGYMALAALAFHPDTFNAGVDIFGVSNWLRTLQGMPADWEAFREALYQEMGDPVKQEQMLKDISPLFHAEKIQKPLLVIQGANDPRVIQAESDDIVAAVKKNNVPVEYVVFPDEGHGFTKKKNEVEAGSRMLHFLDQYLKKSSPAPVN; via the coding sequence ATGCAGCCCTTGGTCTTCCGCCTGTTCGCCGCGGTGGTGCTGGTTCCCCTGGTGGCCCTGGCCGCCCCACCGGCCCAGGCGCCCGCGAAGAAGCCCGCGGCGCGGCCCTCCAAGCAGTACACGATCAGCCAGTTCATGGAGACCACGGATCTCGAGGGGGCCTCCTTCTCCCCGGATGAGAAGAAGCTCCTCTTCTCCACGAACGAGAGCGGCATCTTCAACGTCTACAGCGTGCCGGTGAAGGGCGGGAAGCCCTCGCCCCTCACGCGCTCGAAGACCGACACCACCTATGCGGTGTCCTATTTCCCCCACGACGAGCGCATCCTCTATACGCGGGACCAGGGCGGCAACGAGAACAGCCACCTGTACGTGCGGGGGCTGGACGGCCAGGAGAAGGACCTCACGCCCGGCGCCAGCGTGAAGGCGCTGTTCTTTGGCTGGAAGGAGGATGACGGCTCGGCCTTCTATGTCCTCTCCAACGAGCGCGATGCGCGCTTCTTCGATCTCTACAAGTACGGCGCGAAGACGTACGAGCGCGCCTTGCTCTACCAGAATGACGGCAACTATCAGGTGGCGGGCCTCTCCCGGGACGAGAAGTGGATTGCTCTCGGCAAGAGCCGGACCACGTCCGACAGCGACATCCACCTCTACGACGTGGTGAAGAAGGAGCACAAGCACATCACCCCGCACCAGGGCACGGCCAACCACTCCGTCGCCGAGTTCGATCCGGGCTCCACGGCGCTCTACTTCTTGACCGATGCGGGCTCGGAGTTCAGCCGCGTGGCGCGCTACGTGCTGGCCACCGGCCAGCAGGAGGAGGTGGAGCGGGCCAACTGGGACATCATGTACACCTACTTCTCCCGGAACGGCACCTACCGCGTCACTGCCATCAACGAGGACGGACGCACCGTCATTCACCTCCACGATGTGAAGGCTGGCAAGCAGGTGGCGCTGCCGCGGATGCCCGAGGGGGGCATCTCCTCGGTCACCTTCGCCCGGAGCGAGAAGCGCATGGCCTTCTATCATGAGGGGGACCGCTCCCCGGCCAACCTCTACGTCTACGAGTTCGCCACGGGCAAGGCCACGCGGTTGACCGATACGCTGACCCGGCAAATCGACCCGGTGGATCTCGTGGACACCCAGGTGGTGCGCTTCAAGTCCTTCGATGGGCTGGAGATCCCCAACATCCTCTACAAGCCGCACCAGGCCACCCCGGAGAACAAGGCCCCGGCCCTCGTCTGGGTCCACGGGGGGCCGGGCGGGCAGACGCGCAGGCGCTATGCGGCGATGCTCCAGTACCTGGCGAACCATGGCTATGTGGTGCTGGGCATCAACAACCGCGGCAGCTCGGGCTACGGGAAGACGTTCTACACGGCGGACGACCAGAAGCATGGCCGGGAGCCGCTGCGCGACTGTATCGAGGCGAAGAAGTACCTGGCGAGCCTTCCCTACGTGGATGGGAGCCGCATCGGCATCGCGGGGGGCAGCTATGGCGGCTACATGGCGCTGGCGGCACTGGCCTTCCACCCGGACACCTTCAACGCCGGGGTGGACATCTTCGGTGTCTCCAACTGGCTGCGCACGCTCCAGGGCATGCCCGCCGACTGGGAGGCCTTCCGCGAGGCGCTCTACCAGGAGATGGGCGACCCGGTGAAGCAGGAGCAGATGCTGAAGGACATCTCGCCGCTCTTCCACGCGGAGAAGATCCAGAAGCCGCTGCTCGTCATCCAGGGCGCCAATGATCCGCGCGTCATCCAGGCCGAATCCGACGACATCGTCGCGGCGGTGAAGAAGAACAACGTTCCCGTCGAGTACGTGGTGTTCCCCGATGAAGGCCACGGCTTCACCAAGAAGAAGAACGAGGTGGAGGCGGGCTCCCGGATGCTCCACTTCCTGGACCAGTATTTGAAGAAGTCCAGCCCCGCTCCGGTGAACTGA
- a CDS encoding SAM-dependent methyltransferase, with protein sequence MRARYTGGQKVPITTLIDDYIHERIHIEGDFGEFIRQRDAVVDYSFVADHFKFLFTRFLPEVINHSQAQDIRIGREHYDRGNDFFGAFLGPRMVYTSGFFLSPNDSLEAAQDQKIRLVCEKLQLKKGERLLDIGCGWGTLVAFAARDYGVDATGITVAEKGAEFANAQCAREGVSKSARVKVLDYRDIPKERYQKISCLEMAEHVGVRKFGRFMEQVYDLLDDDGLFFLQIAGLRAKNGMLGFHFEDLVWGLFMNKYIFPGADASMPLSFVVENLEKAGFEIHSVENIGIHYSLTISRWYDNWMQNRAEIVKTYGEWWFRLWQVFLAWSVEIAAQGSSTAFQVVANKNLNRFNRQRWIGATNLGERDLAAPASPKKTG encoded by the coding sequence GTGCGCGCCCGCTACACCGGTGGCCAGAAGGTCCCCATCACCACGCTCATCGATGACTACATCCACGAGCGCATCCACATCGAAGGGGACTTCGGCGAGTTCATCCGGCAGCGGGATGCCGTGGTGGACTACAGCTTCGTGGCGGACCACTTCAAATTTCTCTTCACCCGCTTCCTGCCCGAGGTCATCAACCACTCGCAGGCGCAGGACATCCGGATCGGCCGCGAGCACTATGACCGTGGCAATGACTTCTTCGGCGCCTTCCTCGGGCCCCGCATGGTCTACACGTCCGGCTTCTTTCTCTCTCCCAATGACTCCCTGGAAGCCGCGCAGGACCAGAAGATCCGGCTCGTCTGCGAGAAGCTTCAGCTGAAGAAGGGCGAGCGGCTCCTGGACATCGGCTGTGGCTGGGGAACGCTGGTGGCGTTCGCCGCGCGCGACTACGGCGTGGATGCCACGGGCATCACCGTGGCGGAGAAGGGCGCCGAGTTCGCCAACGCGCAGTGCGCGCGCGAGGGCGTATCCAAGTCCGCCCGGGTCAAGGTGCTCGACTACCGGGACATTCCCAAGGAGCGCTACCAGAAGATCTCCTGCCTGGAGATGGCCGAGCACGTGGGCGTGCGCAAGTTCGGGCGCTTCATGGAGCAGGTGTATGACTTGCTCGACGACGATGGGCTCTTCTTCCTGCAGATCGCCGGTCTGCGCGCGAAGAACGGCATGCTGGGCTTTCACTTCGAGGATCTGGTCTGGGGCTTGTTCATGAACAAGTACATCTTCCCCGGCGCCGATGCCTCCATGCCGCTGAGCTTCGTGGTGGAGAACCTGGAGAAGGCGGGCTTCGAGATTCACTCGGTGGAGAACATCGGCATTCACTACTCGCTGACGATCTCCCGCTGGTACGACAACTGGATGCAGAACCGGGCCGAGATCGTGAAGACCTACGGCGAGTGGTGGTTCCGGCTCTGGCAGGTCTTCCTCGCGTGGTCGGTGGAGATCGCCGCGCAGGGCAGCTCCACCGCCTTCCAGGTGGTGGCCAACAAGAACCTCAACCGGTTCAACCGCCAGCGCTGGATTGGCGCCACCAACCTCGGCGAGAGGGACCTCGCGGCCCCGGCCTCTCCCAAGAAGACCGGGTGA